From the genome of Vulgatibacter sp.:
CTTCCGGCCGAAGCATCAGGCAGGCACCGCCTCGCGGGCAGCGGTCTGCGGGAAGAGCAGGTCGACGAAGCGCTCGGCGGTGGGCTGCGGCTCGTGGTTGGCGAGGCCGGGTCGCTCGTTGGCCTCGATGATCACGTAGTCCGGCCCCTCCACCGTGGGAACGAGGAAGTCGAGCCCCACCACCGGGATCGAGAGCGCCCGGGCCGCCACCACCGCGGCCTCCGCCAGCGCCGGGTGGAGCTGCGCGGTGACGTCGTGGATGGTGCCGCCGGTGTGGAGGTTGGCGGTCTTGCGGACGGCGAGGCAGGTGCCTGCGGGAAGCACGTCCGTCATCGAGTGGCCCGCCGCCTTCACGCAGCGCTCGGTCTCCGCATCCATCGGGATCCGGCTCTCGCCGCCGGTGGCAGCGGCGCGCCGCCGGCTCTGCTTCTCGATCAGCTCGGCGATGGTGTGCCTGCCGGTGCCGGTGACCTCGGCGGGCTTGCGGATCGCCGCCGCCACCACCTCGTAGTCGATCACCACGATGCGGAGGTCCGATCCCGGGCAGAAGCGCTCGAGGATCACGTTGGCGTCGCAGACCCGCGCGCGCTCGATCGCCTGGCGGAGATCCGCCGGGGTCCGCACGTCGACGGAGATCCCCTTGCCCTGCTCGCCGCGGACGGGCTTGACCACCACGCTGCCCTGCGCCCGGAGGAAGGCCTCGTTCTCCTCGGCGAGGGTGGCGGCCTGTTGCGCCGGGACGCGCAGCCCCGCCGCCTCGAGGAGGCGCCGCGTGACCCGCTTGTCGTCGCAGCGGCTCATCGCCACCGCGGTGGTGAGCTCGGAGAGCGATTCCCTGCAGACCACCGAGCGGCCACCGAGGGAGAGCGAGAAGAAGCCGCCCTCCGCGTCGATCACCTCGACGCCGATGCCGCGCCGGCGCGCCTCCTTGATGATGATCGCCGCATAGGGGTTGAGGTCCGCCTCGGGCGGCGGCGCGATGTAGAGCGGCTCGTTGATCGAGTTCTTCCGCTTGAGGCAGAAGACCGGCACCCGCTGGAAGCCGAGCTTCTCGTAGAGCCCGATCGCGTGGCTGTTGTCGTGGAGCACCGAGAGGTCCATGAAGGCCCGGCCCCGCGCGACGAAATGCTCGGCGAGGTGGCGCACCAGGGCCTCGCCGATCCCCGGGTGCGGCGCCTGGGGATCGACCGCGAGGCACCAGAGGCTCGACCCCGACTCGGGATCGTCGAAGGCGAGCTGGTGGTCCACGCCGGTGACCGTTCCGACCACCTGGCCGGTCGCCACGTCCTCGGCCACCAGCCAGGTGATCACCCGCGACTGCCGGTGGCTCCAGATGAACGAGGGATCGGCGGAGACCATCTGCCGGGTGGCGTAGATCCGGTTGATCGCCTCGCAATCGGTCCGCTTGCG
Proteins encoded in this window:
- the ngg gene encoding N-acetylglutaminylglutamine synthetase, with the translated sequence MQPRIHDTRLDRKHGPSLQLWHDPQEPSVLQANVAVPCGWGRLIFAHTFAEPDVLARTLMEEEPGQRDIALYLRDPHVILSLAPQELFLDPSHTYRLWLDRYRAGRVRPQGYVIRQLRKRTDCEAINRIYATRQMVSADPSFIWSHRQSRVITWLVAEDVATGQVVGTVTGVDHQLAFDDPESGSSLWCLAVDPQAPHPGIGEALVRHLAEHFVARGRAFMDLSVLHDNSHAIGLYEKLGFQRVPVFCLKRKNSINEPLYIAPPPEADLNPYAAIIIKEARRRGIGVEVIDAEGGFFSLSLGGRSVVCRESLSELTTAVAMSRCDDKRVTRRLLEAAGLRVPAQQAATLAEENEAFLRAQGSVVVKPVRGEQGKGISVDVRTPADLRQAIERARVCDANVILERFCPGSDLRIVVIDYEVVAAAIRKPAEVTGTGRHTIAELIEKQSRRRAAATGGESRIPMDAETERCVKAAGHSMTDVLPAGTCLAVRKTANLHTGGTIHDVTAQLHPALAEAAVVAARALSIPVVGLDFLVPTVEGPDYVIIEANERPGLANHEPQPTAERFVDLLFPQTAAREAVPA